In the Bos javanicus breed banteng chromosome 28, ARS-OSU_banteng_1.0, whole genome shotgun sequence genome, one interval contains:
- the DDX50 gene encoding ATP-dependent RNA helicase DDX50 isoform X2, with product MKEKLNGDTEEGCDRLSDEFSTSHKPRRKDLSNGDIDEHEKRSKRVSSLNSSTHKSSDNKVEETLTREQKEGAFSNFPISEETIKLLKGRGVTYLFPIQVKTFGPVYEGKDLIAQARTGTGKTFSFAIPLIERLQRNQETIKKSRSPKVLVLAPTRELANQVAKDFKDVTRKLSVACFYGGTSYQSQINHIRNGIDILVGTPGRIKDHLQSGRLDLSKLRHVVLDEVDQMLDLGFAEQVEDILHESYKTDSEDNPQTLLFSATCPQWVYKVAKKYMKSRYEQVDLVGKMTQKAATTVEHLAIQCHWSQRPAVIGDVLQVYSGSEGRAIIFCETKKNVTEMAMNPHIKQNAQCLHGDIAQSQREITLKGFREGSFKVLVATNVAARGLDIPEVDLVIQSSPPQDVESYIHRSGRTGRAGRTGICICFYQPRERGQLRYVEQKAGITFKRVGVPSTMDLVKSKSMDAIRSLASVSYAAVDFFRPSAQRLIEEKGAVDALAAALAHISGASSFEPRSLITSDKGFVTMTLESPEEIQDVSCAWKELNRKLSSNAVSQITRMCLLKGNMGVCFDVPTTESERLQAEWHDSDWILSVPAKLPEIEEYYDGNTSSNSRQRSGWSSGRLGRSGRSGGRSGGRSGRQSRQGSRTGSRQDGRRRSGNRNRSRSGGHKRNFD from the exons atgaaagagaagctaAACGGTGACACCGAGGAAGGATGTGATAGACTTTCAGATGAATTTTCTACATCTCATAAGCCAAGAAGAAAAGATCTATCAAATGGAGATATTGATGAACATGAAAAAAGATCAAAGCGAGTGTCATCTTTAAATAGTTCTACTCATAAATCAAGTGACAATAAAGTAGAAGAG ACCCTAACACGTGAACAGAAAGAAGGAGCCTTCTCCAATTTCCCTATTTCTGAAGAGACTATAAAGCTTCTGAAAG GTCGAGGGGTAACATATCTCTTTCCAATTCAAGTTAAGACTTTTGGTCCTGTATATGAAGGAAAAGATTTAATTGCTCAAGCACGGACAGGAACAGGAAAGACATTCTCTTTTGCCATTCCCTTGATTGAAAGACTCCAAAGAAATCAAGAGACAATTAAAAAAAGCCGCTCACCAAAG GTACTTGTTTTGGCTCCTACAAGGGAACTGGCAAACCAAGTGGCCAAAGACTTCAAAGATGTAACTAGGAAACTCAGTGTGGCGTGTTTTTATGGTGGAACATCATATCAAAGCCAAA TTAATCATATTCGAAATGGTATTGACATCTTGGTTGGGACCCCAGGTCGTATCAAAGACCATCTGCAGAGCGGCCGCTTAGATCTTTCTAAACTGCGCCACGTTGTGCTTGATGAAGTGGATCAAATGTTAGATTTAGGTTTTGCTGAACAAGTTGAAGACATTCTCCATGAGTCCTACAAAACTG attCTGAAGACAATCCTCAGACTTTGCTTTTTTCTGCAACTTGCCCACAGTGGGTATACAAAGTtgcaaaaaaatatatgaaatccaGATATGAACAGGTTGACCTTGTTGGGAAAATGACTCAAAAGGCTGCAACTACTGTGGAA caTTTGGCCATCCAGTGCCACTGGTCTCAGAGGCCAGCAGTTATTGGAGATGTCCTTCAAGTCTACAGTGGGTCTGAAGGGAGGGCTATTATCTTCTGTGAGACCAAAAAGAATGTAACTGAAATGGCCATGAATCCACACATAAAACAG AATGCCCAGTGTTTACATGGGGACATCGCTCAGTCACAAAGAGAAATTACACTGAAAGGCTTCAGAGAGGGTAGTTTTAAAGTTTTGGTGGCAACCAATGTGGCTGCCCGTGGTTTGGACATTCCTGAGGTTGACCTGGTGATTCAGAGTTCACCTCCGCAG GATGTTGAGTCCTACATTCATCGCTCTGGACGCACAGGTCGAGCTGGCCGGACAGGGATCTGCATATGTTTTTATCAACCAAGAGAAAGAGGTCAATTACGATATGTGGAACAAAAAGCA GGAATTACTTTTAAACGTGTAGGTGTTCCTTCTACAATGGATTTAGTTAAATCTAAAAGCATGGATGCCATCAG GTCTTTGGCTTCTGTTTCTTATGCTGCTGTTGATTTTTTCCGACCATCAGCTCAGAGACTGatagaagagaagggggcagtggATGCGCTGGCTGCAGCGTTAGCCCACATCTCTGGCGCGTCAAGTTTTGAACCACGATCTTTGATCACCTCCGATAAG GGGTTTGTGACCATGACTCTGGAAAGCCCAGAAGAAATACAGGATGTCAGCTGTGCTTGGAAAGAACTTAACAGAAAGCTGAGTAGTAATGCTGTGTCCCAGATTACCAGAATGTGCCTCCTGAAAGGAAATATG gGTGTTTGCTTTGATGTTCCCACAACTGAATCAGAAAGGTTACAG GCAGAGTGGCATGATTCAGACTGGATACTCTCAGTGCCAGCCAAGTTGCCTGAAATTGAAGAATATTATGATGGAAACACATCTTCTAATTCCAGACAGAGGAGTGGTTGGTCAAGTGGCCGGTTGGGCCGGtcaggccggtcaggtggtcgaTCCGGTGGCCGGTCAGGTAGACAGAGTCGGCAGGGGAGTCGGACAGGAAGTCGACAAGATGGTAGAAGACGAAGTGGGAATAGAAATCGATCAAGAAGTGGGGGCCACAAGCGGAATTTTGACTGA
- the DDX50 gene encoding ATP-dependent RNA helicase DDX50 isoform X1, with protein sequence MPGKLLWGDIMELEAPLEETESQRKERQKSDRRKSRHHYDSDEKSETRENGVTDDLDAPKPKKAKMKEKLNGDTEEGCDRLSDEFSTSHKPRRKDLSNGDIDEHEKRSKRVSSLNSSTHKSSDNKVEETLTREQKEGAFSNFPISEETIKLLKGRGVTYLFPIQVKTFGPVYEGKDLIAQARTGTGKTFSFAIPLIERLQRNQETIKKSRSPKVLVLAPTRELANQVAKDFKDVTRKLSVACFYGGTSYQSQINHIRNGIDILVGTPGRIKDHLQSGRLDLSKLRHVVLDEVDQMLDLGFAEQVEDILHESYKTDSEDNPQTLLFSATCPQWVYKVAKKYMKSRYEQVDLVGKMTQKAATTVEHLAIQCHWSQRPAVIGDVLQVYSGSEGRAIIFCETKKNVTEMAMNPHIKQNAQCLHGDIAQSQREITLKGFREGSFKVLVATNVAARGLDIPEVDLVIQSSPPQDVESYIHRSGRTGRAGRTGICICFYQPRERGQLRYVEQKAGITFKRVGVPSTMDLVKSKSMDAIRSLASVSYAAVDFFRPSAQRLIEEKGAVDALAAALAHISGASSFEPRSLITSDKGFVTMTLESPEEIQDVSCAWKELNRKLSSNAVSQITRMCLLKGNMGVCFDVPTTESERLQAEWHDSDWILSVPAKLPEIEEYYDGNTSSNSRQRSGWSSGRLGRSGRSGGRSGGRSGRQSRQGSRTGSRQDGRRRSGNRNRSRSGGHKRNFD encoded by the exons ATGCCTGGGAAACTCCTCTGGGGGGACATTATGGAGCTGGAGGCACCCTTGGAGGAGACCGAGAGCCAGAGGAAGGAGAGGCAAAAG AGTGATAGAAGGAAGTCAAGGCACCATTATGACTCAGATGAGaaatcagaaacaagagaaaatggTGTTACAGATGACTTGGATGCTCCCAAACCCAAAAAAgctaaaatgaaagagaagctaAACGGTGACACCGAGGAAGGATGTGATAGACTTTCAGATGAATTTTCTACATCTCATAAGCCAAGAAGAAAAGATCTATCAAATGGAGATATTGATGAACATGAAAAAAGATCAAAGCGAGTGTCATCTTTAAATAGTTCTACTCATAAATCAAGTGACAATAAAGTAGAAGAG ACCCTAACACGTGAACAGAAAGAAGGAGCCTTCTCCAATTTCCCTATTTCTGAAGAGACTATAAAGCTTCTGAAAG GTCGAGGGGTAACATATCTCTTTCCAATTCAAGTTAAGACTTTTGGTCCTGTATATGAAGGAAAAGATTTAATTGCTCAAGCACGGACAGGAACAGGAAAGACATTCTCTTTTGCCATTCCCTTGATTGAAAGACTCCAAAGAAATCAAGAGACAATTAAAAAAAGCCGCTCACCAAAG GTACTTGTTTTGGCTCCTACAAGGGAACTGGCAAACCAAGTGGCCAAAGACTTCAAAGATGTAACTAGGAAACTCAGTGTGGCGTGTTTTTATGGTGGAACATCATATCAAAGCCAAA TTAATCATATTCGAAATGGTATTGACATCTTGGTTGGGACCCCAGGTCGTATCAAAGACCATCTGCAGAGCGGCCGCTTAGATCTTTCTAAACTGCGCCACGTTGTGCTTGATGAAGTGGATCAAATGTTAGATTTAGGTTTTGCTGAACAAGTTGAAGACATTCTCCATGAGTCCTACAAAACTG attCTGAAGACAATCCTCAGACTTTGCTTTTTTCTGCAACTTGCCCACAGTGGGTATACAAAGTtgcaaaaaaatatatgaaatccaGATATGAACAGGTTGACCTTGTTGGGAAAATGACTCAAAAGGCTGCAACTACTGTGGAA caTTTGGCCATCCAGTGCCACTGGTCTCAGAGGCCAGCAGTTATTGGAGATGTCCTTCAAGTCTACAGTGGGTCTGAAGGGAGGGCTATTATCTTCTGTGAGACCAAAAAGAATGTAACTGAAATGGCCATGAATCCACACATAAAACAG AATGCCCAGTGTTTACATGGGGACATCGCTCAGTCACAAAGAGAAATTACACTGAAAGGCTTCAGAGAGGGTAGTTTTAAAGTTTTGGTGGCAACCAATGTGGCTGCCCGTGGTTTGGACATTCCTGAGGTTGACCTGGTGATTCAGAGTTCACCTCCGCAG GATGTTGAGTCCTACATTCATCGCTCTGGACGCACAGGTCGAGCTGGCCGGACAGGGATCTGCATATGTTTTTATCAACCAAGAGAAAGAGGTCAATTACGATATGTGGAACAAAAAGCA GGAATTACTTTTAAACGTGTAGGTGTTCCTTCTACAATGGATTTAGTTAAATCTAAAAGCATGGATGCCATCAG GTCTTTGGCTTCTGTTTCTTATGCTGCTGTTGATTTTTTCCGACCATCAGCTCAGAGACTGatagaagagaagggggcagtggATGCGCTGGCTGCAGCGTTAGCCCACATCTCTGGCGCGTCAAGTTTTGAACCACGATCTTTGATCACCTCCGATAAG GGGTTTGTGACCATGACTCTGGAAAGCCCAGAAGAAATACAGGATGTCAGCTGTGCTTGGAAAGAACTTAACAGAAAGCTGAGTAGTAATGCTGTGTCCCAGATTACCAGAATGTGCCTCCTGAAAGGAAATATG gGTGTTTGCTTTGATGTTCCCACAACTGAATCAGAAAGGTTACAG GCAGAGTGGCATGATTCAGACTGGATACTCTCAGTGCCAGCCAAGTTGCCTGAAATTGAAGAATATTATGATGGAAACACATCTTCTAATTCCAGACAGAGGAGTGGTTGGTCAAGTGGCCGGTTGGGCCGGtcaggccggtcaggtggtcgaTCCGGTGGCCGGTCAGGTAGACAGAGTCGGCAGGGGAGTCGGACAGGAAGTCGACAAGATGGTAGAAGACGAAGTGGGAATAGAAATCGATCAAGAAGTGGGGGCCACAAGCGGAATTTTGACTGA